Proteins found in one Solitalea lacus genomic segment:
- a CDS encoding helix-turn-helix domain-containing protein — translation MEEHLLIQISTKIRDYRKERGMTLQELADKANVSKGLISQIENNRTIPSLMVLLDIVSALEVDLNQFFKGIGQNNNTSLILVKRKNEYEAFEKELAKGFFYKRIFTKSLKNTTVDIVLLELSKDAQRQMVETEAFEYKYILKGKVEYVFPDQVIELNEGDSMLFNGRISHNPRTISDESALMLIVYFFENN, via the coding sequence ATGGAAGAACATTTGTTGATTCAAATTAGCACTAAAATAAGAGATTACCGTAAAGAAAGAGGCATGACCTTGCAAGAACTGGCTGATAAAGCCAATGTAAGCAAAGGCCTTATTTCACAGATTGAAAACAATCGAACAATACCTTCATTAATGGTACTGCTTGATATTGTATCAGCCTTAGAAGTTGATTTGAACCAGTTTTTTAAAGGTATTGGGCAAAACAATAATACTTCATTAATTTTAGTTAAACGCAAAAACGAATATGAAGCATTTGAAAAGGAGTTAGCTAAAGGCTTTTTCTATAAACGCATTTTCACCAAGTCTTTAAAGAACACCACTGTTGACATCGTTTTATTAGAATTAAGCAAAGATGCTCAGCGTCAGATGGTTGAAACAGAAGCGTTTGAGTACAAATATATTTTAAAGGGGAAAGTTGAATATGTTTTCCCGGACCAGGTGATTGAACTGAACGAAGGAGATTCAATGCTCTTTAATGGCCGGATCAGCCATAACCCGCGTACTATAAGTGATGAAAGTGCCTTAATGCTAATTGTTTATTTTTTCGAAAACAATTAA
- the polA gene encoding DNA polymerase I — MALIYRAHFALSKNPRFTSSGLNTSAMMGFTNTLLEVLRKEQPTHIAVVFDTEAPTDRHTDFEHYKAHREAMPEDLSAALPYVKRIIEGFHIPVLTLDGYEADDIIGTLAKKAEKEGFVTYMMTPDKDFAQLVSDKIFIYKPARMGNDMEVMGVKEVLAKWEVERVDQVIDILGLWGDAVDNIPGIPGIGEKTAKQLIQKYGSMENIFANSHELKGKQKENVENFKEQGLLSKKLATILLDVPIDFNEEVLRVEQPSKELLEPLFAELEFRTIGRRVFGEQFVVAGGQALQNPNLQTDLFGNPVGAAPVTIQRQEVEVEQKESALSGFKTIANTPHKYEIADTPEKRRVLLASLSVQKTFAFDTETTGTDANNSELVGLSFSWKQGEGFYVPIPENQQEAQVIVNEFKPVLENPEIEKIGQNIKYDILIMKWYGVEVQGPLFDTMLAHYLIDADTRHNMDFLSESYLNYSPISITELIGKKGKGQDNMRNVSVEKAGEYAAEDADITFQLKEVFEPLLPSLNAGKLALEVENPLVYVLADMEKEGIRLDKQGLADYSKELESDISRLEKQIYEKAGLRFNIASPKQLGEVLFEKLQLDPKAKKTKTGQYQTGEDVLTALASKHEMVQDVLDFRQLQKLKSTYVDALPLMINPKTGRVHTSFNQAVAATGRLSSNNPNLQNIPIRTEKGREVRRAFIAKNDDYVLLSADYSQIELRIIAEISKDEGMMDAFIQGYDIHRATAAKVYGVTLDEVNSDQRRNAKAVNFGIIYGQSAFGLSQSLGIPRKEASEIIEQYFNQYPGIKKYMSDMGQFARENGYVETILGRRRYLRDINSANAMVRGFAERNAINAPIQGSAADMIKVAMINIHKELKSMKVDTRMILQVHDELVFDVPKTEIEKVRPVIEDLMKSAIKMQVPILVESGIGQNWLEAH; from the coding sequence ATGGCGTTGATTTATCGCGCCCATTTTGCTTTGAGTAAAAATCCGCGTTTTACTTCTTCAGGGCTTAATACTTCAGCAATGATGGGGTTCACTAATACATTGTTAGAAGTACTTCGGAAGGAACAACCCACACATATTGCGGTGGTGTTCGATACCGAGGCTCCTACCGATCGTCATACTGATTTTGAACATTATAAAGCACACCGAGAGGCAATGCCTGAGGATTTGTCGGCAGCCCTGCCTTATGTAAAGCGAATAATAGAGGGGTTTCATATTCCGGTTTTAACGCTTGATGGTTATGAGGCTGATGATATCATTGGTACGCTTGCCAAAAAAGCTGAAAAAGAAGGTTTCGTTACCTATATGATGACTCCTGATAAAGACTTTGCTCAATTGGTCTCTGATAAAATCTTCATTTATAAGCCTGCCCGTATGGGTAATGATATGGAGGTGATGGGTGTAAAAGAGGTTTTAGCTAAATGGGAAGTAGAGCGTGTTGATCAGGTAATAGATATTTTAGGGTTATGGGGTGATGCTGTTGACAATATTCCGGGAATTCCTGGTATTGGTGAAAAAACAGCTAAGCAATTGATCCAAAAATATGGATCAATGGAAAATATTTTTGCCAATTCACATGAGCTGAAAGGCAAGCAGAAAGAAAATGTCGAAAACTTTAAAGAACAAGGTTTATTATCGAAGAAATTGGCAACTATTTTATTGGATGTTCCTATTGACTTTAATGAGGAAGTCCTTAGAGTGGAACAGCCGAGCAAAGAACTGCTTGAGCCATTGTTTGCCGAGCTTGAATTCCGCACAATAGGTCGTCGAGTATTTGGAGAGCAGTTTGTTGTTGCTGGTGGCCAGGCGCTTCAAAATCCAAATTTGCAAACAGACTTATTTGGAAATCCTGTCGGAGCAGCTCCTGTAACTATTCAGCGTCAAGAAGTTGAAGTTGAGCAAAAGGAATCTGCCTTATCAGGTTTCAAAACTATTGCCAATACTCCTCATAAATATGAAATTGCAGATACTCCTGAGAAAAGACGAGTTCTTCTAGCTAGTCTTTCAGTTCAAAAAACGTTTGCTTTTGATACTGAAACAACAGGAACAGATGCTAATAACTCTGAATTAGTAGGCCTTTCGTTTTCCTGGAAACAAGGAGAAGGATTCTATGTCCCTATTCCTGAAAATCAACAGGAGGCTCAGGTTATTGTAAATGAATTCAAGCCGGTATTGGAAAATCCTGAAATTGAAAAGATTGGTCAGAATATTAAATACGATATCCTCATTATGAAATGGTATGGTGTTGAAGTGCAGGGGCCTTTGTTTGATACCATGCTGGCTCATTATCTAATTGATGCCGATACCAGACATAACATGGATTTTCTGTCCGAATCATACCTTAATTATTCTCCTATTTCTATTACTGAATTGATAGGGAAAAAAGGAAAGGGTCAGGATAATATGCGAAATGTTTCGGTGGAAAAGGCCGGAGAGTATGCTGCTGAAGATGCCGATATTACTTTTCAATTAAAAGAAGTTTTTGAGCCTTTACTGCCTTCGCTTAATGCCGGTAAATTGGCACTTGAGGTGGAAAATCCTTTGGTCTATGTTTTGGCTGATATGGAGAAAGAGGGAATCAGGCTTGATAAGCAAGGCTTGGCAGACTACTCCAAAGAATTAGAAAGCGATATCTCTCGCCTCGAAAAACAAATCTATGAAAAGGCTGGGTTGCGATTTAATATTGCTTCGCCTAAACAGTTGGGAGAAGTATTGTTTGAAAAGCTTCAACTTGATCCGAAAGCAAAAAAAACCAAAACAGGACAGTATCAAACCGGAGAAGATGTGTTAACTGCACTTGCCTCAAAACATGAAATGGTGCAGGATGTCCTGGATTTTCGTCAACTACAAAAACTGAAATCAACCTATGTTGATGCATTGCCGTTGATGATCAACCCTAAAACCGGGCGCGTTCATACTTCATTTAATCAGGCTGTTGCTGCCACAGGTAGGTTGAGTTCCAATAATCCTAATTTGCAGAATATCCCTATTCGTACAGAAAAAGGGCGTGAAGTTCGTAGGGCGTTTATTGCCAAAAATGATGATTATGTGCTTCTTTCTGCCGATTATTCTCAAATAGAGCTTCGTATTATTGCTGAGATCAGTAAGGATGAAGGAATGATGGATGCTTTCATTCAAGGTTATGATATTCACCGGGCAACGGCTGCGAAAGTTTATGGCGTGACACTGGATGAAGTTAATTCAGATCAACGTCGTAATGCTAAGGCTGTTAACTTTGGTATTATCTACGGACAATCGGCTTTTGGTTTGTCACAAAGTTTGGGCATTCCGCGCAAGGAGGCTTCTGAAATCATTGAACAATACTTCAATCAATACCCTGGTATTAAAAAGTACATGAGCGATATGGGGCAATTTGCACGTGAAAACGGCTATGTAGAAACTATTCTAGGAAGACGTCGATACCTGCGGGATATAAACTCTGCTAACGCCATGGTCCGTGGTTTTGCTGAACGAAATGCTATTAATGCTCCAATTCAAGGTTCGGCTGCTGATATGATTAAAGTTGCCATGATCAATATTCATAAGGAACTAAAATCAATGAAAGTGGATACCCGAATGATTCTGCAGGTGCATGACGAGTTGGTGTTTGATGTTCCTAAAACAGAGATTGAAAAAGTACGTCCGGTAATTGAAGATTTAATGAAATCAGCAATTAAAATGCAGGTGCCTATTTTAGTTGAAAGTGGAATAGGTCAAAACTGGCTTGAAGCACACTAA